CCGCCGAGCAGGATGACAGGGGTGTCGTTCACGCAGGGATGCTACCGATGGCGCCATGAACGCTTACGTCCTCCTGCTGACCAAGAACCCGGAGACGGCCAGCAACACGCCCCTGCTCATCCAGTTCCTGCCGTTCCTCGGCAGCGCGTTCGTCCCCCCGGAGTCGATGCCGGCGGGGATCAGGTGGTTCGCCGAGTACCAGCCCTTCACGCCCGTCATCGAGACGCTGAGGGGGCTGCTGACCGCCACTCCGGTGGGCGGCATCTGGATCGTCGCGGTGGCCTGGTGCCTCGGCATCGCACTGGTGGGCTACCTGTGGTCGAGGAGACTGTTCAACCGCGGCACCGCCGGCTAGCCCGGCGAGACAGTTCTTGAACGCCCGGCGCACGCGCCCCTCCCGTTGGATAATGATCGACGACTTCGACACTCCGACGGGAGGCGTGAGTGGCCCTGCCCAGCTCGTCCGCCGTCCGTGTCCAGGGGCCGGCAGGAGTGTCGGGCGGCGGCTGCCTGGTGGGGCCGCGCGAGGTGGTGACCTGCGCCCACGTCGTCAGCGGAGCACTCGGCCTGTGCGTCGACGAGCGGCCCGACGAACCGGTCCTGATCGACTTTCCGTTGTTCGGCGACGAGCACGAGCCGATCGCCGCCCACGTGGTGGCCTGGGACGCCCACGGTGACCTCGCGGGGCTGCGGCTGGCCGAGCCGCCGCCGCGGGGCGTCCTTCCCACCCGGCTGGTCAGTGCGCCCCACTACTGGGGCCACCCCTTCCGCGCGCTCGGCTTCCCCGTTGGGCACGACGACAGCGGGGTATGGGCGCATGGCCGGCTGCTCGCGCGCCGCGGTGACGGCTGGCTCCAGGTCGAGAACACCGGCTCAGTCGGCCACGGCCTCCGTCCGGGGTTCAGCGGCGCCATGGTGTGGGACGACGAACTCGACGCGGCGGTCGGCATCGTGGTCGCCGAAGACAAGGATCTGACGACCCGCACCGCCTATGTGATTCCCGCGGACGTCTTGCTGCGCGGCTGGCCGGAGCTGGCCGCGCGGGCGCCGGCCGCTTCGCCGTACAGGGGGCTGGAGGCCTTCGGGGAGAGCGACGCGGACGTCTTCTTCGGAAGGGCGGAGGAGGCGCGGGAGCTGCGGGACAGGGTCGCGGGGCCGGGCCTCACCGTGGTGTACGGGCCCTCGGGCAGCGGCAAGTCCTCCCTGGTCCTGGCGGGGCTGCTGCCGCTCCTCGGCGCGGACCCCGGCGTGCGGGCGCTCACCCTGCGCCCTTCGCAGGGGCGCACGCCGCTCTCCGCGCTGGCGGCCGTCCTTCTCCCCGAGCTCGAGCCCGAGCGGGCCGAGGCCGCCCGGATGGCCGACCTGCCCGCGCTGACGCGGGTGTTGCGCGACGGCGGGATCGTCGAGGTGGTCCAGCGGCTGCGCGCCCGCTCGGGCGCGGACCGGATCGTGCTGGTCATCGACCAGTTCGAGGAGATCTACACCTCGCGACACCCGCACGAGGAGTTCGTCACCGCGCTCCTGCCGCTGCTGGAGACGGCGTCGGCGGGCGCGCACACGCTGGTGACGCTGCGCGCCGACTTCTCCGGCCAGATGCTGGAGCATCCGCGGCTGGCCGAGCTCCAGCGCGGCGCCGTCTACCCGGTCGGGACGCTCGGCAGAGACCGCCTGCGCGAGGTCATCGAGGCCCCGGCGGCCCGCGCGGGCGGGGTGCGGTTCCAGGACGGGCTGGTCGATCGGATCCTCGACGACGTGGGCGACGAGCAGGGACGACTCCCCCTGGTGGAGTTCGCGCTGACCATGCTGTGGGAGCGGCAGCGCGACGGCGTGCTCACCCACGACGCGTACCTCCGGCTCGGCGGCGCCGCGGGCGCGCTGGCCGCCTACGCCGAGCAGATCTGGCACGAGCGGCTGTCCGCCGACCCCTTGCGCGCCCGCTCCTTGCTGCTCCAGCTCGTACGGCAGGCGCAAGGCCAGGAGCCCACCTGCGCCACCCTGCCGAAGGAGGCGTTCAGCGAGGAGGAGTGGCGGCTCGGCCAGGAGCTGGCCACCACCCGGCTGCTGGTCGCCGCCGAGGGGCCGCCGGGCGTCCATACGCTGCGCCTGGCCCACGAGTCACTGATCTCCCGATGGGACCGGCTGCGCGACTGGGTCGAGGCCGACCACGATTTCCGCGCCTGGCACCACGAGCTGCAGCGGGCCCTCGACCGCTGGTCGGCCGAGCGCGAGAACGACCGGTTACTGCGTGGCGGCGACCTGGCGGTGGCGCTCGACTGGCTGGCGAAGCGCGGCGAGGATCTGCGCCCCGCGGAACGCGACTTCGTCGAGGAAAGCCACCGCAGGTCCGAACGGCTGCGGAAGAGGCAGCGGCGGGTGTCGGTCGGCCTCGCCCTCCTGCTCGCCCTCAGCGTGGTCCTCGGCCTGCTGGCCGGTGAGGGCTACGTGACCAGCCAGGAGCGGCTCCGCACCTTGGCGGCGCAGGTGATGGCCGACCGGGCGGAGGAGAGCGCCGAACGCCCCGACCTCCGCCTCCTCGAGGCGGTGGCCGCCTATCGGGGCGACCCCGACGATCCCAAGGTGACGCGGGCGCTGTTCAACCGCTACAGCGGCGTCGTCAGCATCGACAGGATCCTGGCGGGCTCGGGCGTCACTTCCCGCCACGTCCTCGCCGGCGAGGACGGCACGCTGGTCGTCCAGCAGGAGAGCCACGCGGTCAAGGTCTGGCGGCCCGAGGAGGAATCGCCGCTGCCCGAGCAGATCTCGTTCTCGGCGCGCATCAAGACCACGGCGATGTCGCCCGACGGCGGCCTGCTCGCCGTCGCCACCGAGGAGGGCACCGTCGAGCTGTGGAGCCCGCGTGACCGACGGCTGGTCGACAGGTTGCCAGGCGAGCCACCCGGCCCAGGCGAAGACGTGCTCCTCGCCCTCGATCCCGGCGGACGGCAGCTGGCCGTCCACCGGACGGGCGAGCGCACGGTGACGGTCTGGGACCTGCGGCGCCGCCAGTCGCGCGGCGTCTCCCTCCCTGGCCGGGCGAGCATGCTGCGGCTGGGCGGCGACGGTCTCCTGTCGGCCGCTCTTCCCGGCGGCAGGCTGCTGGTGTTCGAGCCGGGCGCGACACGGCCCGCGAGGACGTGGCGACTGCCCTCGGCCATCGCCAACGACGGCTCGACCGTCGTCACCTGCCGCGACACCGGTA
This window of the Nonomuraea africana genome carries:
- a CDS encoding ABC transporter permease — its product is MNAYVLLLTKNPETASNTPLLIQFLPFLGSAFVPPESMPAGIRWFAEYQPFTPVIETLRGLLTATPVGGIWIVAVAWCLGIALVGYLWSRRLFNRGTAG
- a CDS encoding trypsin-like peptidase domain-containing protein; translated protein: MALPSSSAVRVQGPAGVSGGGCLVGPREVVTCAHVVSGALGLCVDERPDEPVLIDFPLFGDEHEPIAAHVVAWDAHGDLAGLRLAEPPPRGVLPTRLVSAPHYWGHPFRALGFPVGHDDSGVWAHGRLLARRGDGWLQVENTGSVGHGLRPGFSGAMVWDDELDAAVGIVVAEDKDLTTRTAYVIPADVLLRGWPELAARAPAASPYRGLEAFGESDADVFFGRAEEARELRDRVAGPGLTVVYGPSGSGKSSLVLAGLLPLLGADPGVRALTLRPSQGRTPLSALAAVLLPELEPERAEAARMADLPALTRVLRDGGIVEVVQRLRARSGADRIVLVIDQFEEIYTSRHPHEEFVTALLPLLETASAGAHTLVTLRADFSGQMLEHPRLAELQRGAVYPVGTLGRDRLREVIEAPAARAGGVRFQDGLVDRILDDVGDEQGRLPLVEFALTMLWERQRDGVLTHDAYLRLGGAAGALAAYAEQIWHERLSADPLRARSLLLQLVRQAQGQEPTCATLPKEAFSEEEWRLGQELATTRLLVAAEGPPGVHTLRLAHESLISRWDRLRDWVEADHDFRAWHHELQRALDRWSAERENDRLLRGGDLAVALDWLAKRGEDLRPAERDFVEESHRRSERLRKRQRRVSVGLALLLALSVVLGLLAGEGYVTSQERLRTLAAQVMADRAEESAERPDLRLLEAVAAYRGDPDDPKVTRALFNRYSGVVSIDRILAGSGVTSRHVLAGEDGTLVVQQESHAVKVWRPEEESPLPEQISFSARIKTTAMSPDGGLLAVATEEGTVELWSPRDRRLVDRLPGEPPGPGEDVLLALDPGGRQLAVHRTGERTVTVWDLRRRQSRGVSLPGRASMLRLGGDGLLSAALPGGRLLVFEPGATRPARTWRLPSAIANDGSTVVTCRDTGTTSTVRGVDLRTGRTVVEAALPPLDCAGVSEAGTLSHGGRLLLLQHVLVDLKEKRIIGAPSGHVESPVVTGREGRWSIWAAGGPGLVRFPVARTIDTNPFAVKESAVTDDGRHVVTYDADGRLRVWDARSRLLVAERYASLSGAPADGAAITRVVALTGRREIAVVGAGSRDLVLMSLPDLRPTASARLPAGSAENAPLRLHAVADGRLVVFARGVVTVWESAPLRMTGPELDLSERLPPTVSLEQDEGLRLLPSADGSAALLVDVLTRRVERWDLTLGRVTRDHLIPGSDGLVPVAVSADLTRLVSHSLTAGQHFVTWRLPASGPPTSSAEAAARGDAFDLFVLRRSNPDLFYDPSFTAFRHGDSPGHLTLFRHGGQLLYHTGEARILSTAPRDWALHLCRVLGGRSFTRDELSDLPAEADTAPCTDT